One genomic segment of Clostridia bacterium includes these proteins:
- the frr gene encoding ribosome recycling factor: MFRDVFTETETKMKKSIEVLRSDFSTLRAGRANPALLEKIRVEYYGTLTPLNQVANISAPEPRLLTVQPWDKTILEDIEKAILKSDLGLNPNNDGNILRIAIPQLTQESREELVRTIKKKAEETKVSIRNIRREANEQIKNREKAEGVSEDIVKKAQEKVQELTDKYIEEIERVFEAKEKEVMEV; encoded by the coding sequence ATGTTTAGGGATGTTTTTACCGAAACGGAAACAAAAATGAAAAAGTCAATTGAGGTTTTACGCAGTGATTTTTCCACACTGCGTGCCGGAAGGGCAAATCCAGCCTTATTGGAAAAAATCAGGGTGGAATATTATGGTACTTTGACTCCCCTTAATCAAGTAGCCAATATTTCGGCACCTGAACCGCGTTTGTTGACTGTACAGCCCTGGGACAAAACTATTTTGGAAGATATAGAAAAAGCTATTTTAAAATCTGATTTAGGCTTAAATCCTAATAATGACGGTAATATTTTACGAATAGCAATTCCTCAATTAACTCAAGAAAGTAGAGAAGAATTAGTTAGAACTATTAAGAAAAAAGCAGAGGAAACTAAAGTTAGTATCAGAAATATTCGTCGTGAGGCTAATGAGCAAATAAAGAATAGAGAAAAAGCGGAAGGGGTTTCCGAAGATATTGTAAAAAAGGCTCAGGAAAAGGTGCAAGAATTAACTGATAAATATATAGAAGAAATTGAGCGTGTTTTTGAAGCGAAAGAGAAGGAAGTAATGGAAGTATAA